One Primulina huaijiensis isolate GDHJ02 chromosome 5, ASM1229523v2, whole genome shotgun sequence DNA segment encodes these proteins:
- the LOC140977207 gene encoding RCC1 domain-containing protein RUG3, mitochondrial-like isoform X1, whose product MNGVEEKGDAEIKRKHEKKLEVLMWGYFPGVMMQQSSLASPASVRFPEEEVAGDSWKDVCGGGCGFGMAISAFGKVITWGSADDQGQSYLASGKHGTPESYPLPTNDPIVKAAAGWAHCVSVTADREVYTWGWKESIPSGLTSMKRCEDDTSTKQSSTVTEHGSHSPQGLKTTAGLVSFSNVKKTGDESMKRRKLEVQPDFEVSMPADETFSMPPCLVNLEPGVKITSVAAGGRHTLALSDVGLVWGWGYGGDGQLGLGSRMKVVAFPHLIPCIVPSSIEKDSSALIHQESVTEGGKPFKSMGNYVKGIACGGRHSAVVTDAGVLLTFGWGSYGQCGQGNTDDSLRPTCVSSLLGTQIEAVAAGLWHTVCIGADGRVHAFGGNQFGQLGLGTSSEQSQVVPKLLDSPILENKRAKIVSSGARHNAILTDDGEIFSWGWNKYGQLGLGDVTDRSIPSPVVTKNYIPKKIACGWWHTLSLCEPTM is encoded by the exons ATGAACGGCGTTGAAGAGAAGGGAGATGCGGAAATCAAGAGGAAGCATGAAAAGAAGCTGGAAGTGTTGATGTGGGGTTATTTCCCGGGAGTTATGATGCAGCAGTCGTCGTTGGCTTCGCCAGCTTCCGTACGTTTTCCGGAAGAGGAAGTCGCAGGCGATTCGTGGAAGGATGTTTGTGGCGGCGGATGCGGATTTGGGATGGCTATTTCAG CGTTTGGAAAAGTCATCACATGGGGTTCAGCTGATGATCAAGGTCAAAGTTATTTGGCCTCAGGAAAGCATGGG ACTCCGGAGTCTTATCCACTTCCCACTAATGATCCGATCGTGAAAGCTGCTGCTGGTTGGGCACATTGTGTGTCAGTTACTG CAGATAGAGAAGTATACACTTGGGGTTGGAAAGAGAGTATTCCTTCTGGTTTGACCAGCATGAAAAGATGTGAAGATGACACATCCACGAAACAAAGTTCAACAGTAACGGAACATG GGAGCCACAGCCCTCAAGGTTTGAAAACTACGGCTGGCTTGGTATCTTTCTCGAATGTGAAAAAAACTGGAGATGAAAGCatgaagagaagaaaacttgAAGTTCAACCCGACTTTGAAGTATCAATGCCTGCAGATGAAACTTTTTCGATGCCACCTTGTCTTGTAAACCTAGAACCTGGAGTAAAGATCACCTCTGTTGCTGCTGGTGGCCGACATACGTTGGCATTGTCAG ATGTAGGACTGGTGTGGGGTTGGGGCTATGGAGGTGATGGGCAGCTTGGTTTGGGTTCTCGGATGAAGGTGGTGGCTTTTCCTCATCTTATACCTTGTATAGTTCCATCATCGATTGAAAAAGACAGTTCTGCTTTGATTCATCAAGAAAGTGTGACCGAGGGAGGTAAGCCTTTTAAATCCATGGGAAATTATGTAAAAGGCATTGCTTGCGGAGGCAGACACAGTGCCGTAGTAACAG ATGCTGGTGTGCTTCTTACTTTTGGCTGGGGATCTTATGGCCAG TGTGGACAGGGGAATACGGATGATTCGCTAAGACCAACTTGCGTCTCTTCCCTATTGGGAACTCAGATAGAAGCAGTGGCAGCTGGACTTTGGCATACAGTATGCATTGGTGCAGATGGCCGTGTACACGCTTTTGGTGGGAATCAGTTTGGGCAGTTAGGTTTGGGAACCAGTTCTGAACAGTCTCAG GTCGTCCCTAAGCTTTTAGATTCGCCAATCCTGGAGAATAAGAGAGCCAAAATTGTATCTTCCGGAGCTCGTCACAATGCCATATTAACAG ACGACGGTGAAATTTTTAGCTGGGGCTGGAATAAATACGGACAG CTTGGCCTTGGAGATGTAACTGACAGGAGCATACCTTCCCCGGTAGTTACCAAAAACTACATTCCTAAGAAAATTGCATGTGGCTGGTGGCATACTCTCTCATTGTGTGAGCCGACCATGTAA
- the LOC140977207 gene encoding RCC1 domain-containing protein RUG3, mitochondrial-like isoform X2 produces MNGVEEKGDAEIKRKHEKKLEVLMWGYFPGVMMQQSSLASPASVRFPEEEVAGDSWKDVCGGGCGFGMAISAFGKVITWGSADDQGQSYLASGKHGTPESYPLPTNDPIVKAAAGWAHCVSVTDREVYTWGWKESIPSGLTSMKRCEDDTSTKQSSTVTEHGSHSPQGLKTTAGLVSFSNVKKTGDESMKRRKLEVQPDFEVSMPADETFSMPPCLVNLEPGVKITSVAAGGRHTLALSDVGLVWGWGYGGDGQLGLGSRMKVVAFPHLIPCIVPSSIEKDSSALIHQESVTEGGKPFKSMGNYVKGIACGGRHSAVVTDAGVLLTFGWGSYGQCGQGNTDDSLRPTCVSSLLGTQIEAVAAGLWHTVCIGADGRVHAFGGNQFGQLGLGTSSEQSQVVPKLLDSPILENKRAKIVSSGARHNAILTDDGEIFSWGWNKYGQLGLGDVTDRSIPSPVVTKNYIPKKIACGWWHTLSLCEPTM; encoded by the exons ATGAACGGCGTTGAAGAGAAGGGAGATGCGGAAATCAAGAGGAAGCATGAAAAGAAGCTGGAAGTGTTGATGTGGGGTTATTTCCCGGGAGTTATGATGCAGCAGTCGTCGTTGGCTTCGCCAGCTTCCGTACGTTTTCCGGAAGAGGAAGTCGCAGGCGATTCGTGGAAGGATGTTTGTGGCGGCGGATGCGGATTTGGGATGGCTATTTCAG CGTTTGGAAAAGTCATCACATGGGGTTCAGCTGATGATCAAGGTCAAAGTTATTTGGCCTCAGGAAAGCATGGG ACTCCGGAGTCTTATCCACTTCCCACTAATGATCCGATCGTGAAAGCTGCTGCTGGTTGGGCACATTGTGTGTCAGTTACTG ATAGAGAAGTATACACTTGGGGTTGGAAAGAGAGTATTCCTTCTGGTTTGACCAGCATGAAAAGATGTGAAGATGACACATCCACGAAACAAAGTTCAACAGTAACGGAACATG GGAGCCACAGCCCTCAAGGTTTGAAAACTACGGCTGGCTTGGTATCTTTCTCGAATGTGAAAAAAACTGGAGATGAAAGCatgaagagaagaaaacttgAAGTTCAACCCGACTTTGAAGTATCAATGCCTGCAGATGAAACTTTTTCGATGCCACCTTGTCTTGTAAACCTAGAACCTGGAGTAAAGATCACCTCTGTTGCTGCTGGTGGCCGACATACGTTGGCATTGTCAG ATGTAGGACTGGTGTGGGGTTGGGGCTATGGAGGTGATGGGCAGCTTGGTTTGGGTTCTCGGATGAAGGTGGTGGCTTTTCCTCATCTTATACCTTGTATAGTTCCATCATCGATTGAAAAAGACAGTTCTGCTTTGATTCATCAAGAAAGTGTGACCGAGGGAGGTAAGCCTTTTAAATCCATGGGAAATTATGTAAAAGGCATTGCTTGCGGAGGCAGACACAGTGCCGTAGTAACAG ATGCTGGTGTGCTTCTTACTTTTGGCTGGGGATCTTATGGCCAG TGTGGACAGGGGAATACGGATGATTCGCTAAGACCAACTTGCGTCTCTTCCCTATTGGGAACTCAGATAGAAGCAGTGGCAGCTGGACTTTGGCATACAGTATGCATTGGTGCAGATGGCCGTGTACACGCTTTTGGTGGGAATCAGTTTGGGCAGTTAGGTTTGGGAACCAGTTCTGAACAGTCTCAG GTCGTCCCTAAGCTTTTAGATTCGCCAATCCTGGAGAATAAGAGAGCCAAAATTGTATCTTCCGGAGCTCGTCACAATGCCATATTAACAG ACGACGGTGAAATTTTTAGCTGGGGCTGGAATAAATACGGACAG CTTGGCCTTGGAGATGTAACTGACAGGAGCATACCTTCCCCGGTAGTTACCAAAAACTACATTCCTAAGAAAATTGCATGTGGCTGGTGGCATACTCTCTCATTGTGTGAGCCGACCATGTAA
- the LOC140977829 gene encoding thaumatin-like protein has product MFDFPFLLSVLLAIFLFLSGTIGIGYQLIVVNNCKESIWPGILGGAGHLTPKDGGFHLIIGQEAVIDVPQKWSGRIWGRQHCNFTANGQGFCATGDCSGKIHCQGLGGTPPSTVVEMTLGTSSSPLHFYDVSLVDGFNLPVSMKPIGGGIGCGMASCGVDLNLCCPSALEVRVGGKVVGCKSACLAMQSAKYCCTGEFSNPKSCKPTLFAHLFKAICPRAYSYAFDDSSSLNKCRASRYVITFCPSK; this is encoded by the exons ATGTTCGATTTCCCATTTCTGCTCTCCGTTCTACTTGCCATTTTCCTTTTTCTCAGTGGCACAA TTGGCATTGGATACCAACTCATAGTAGTAAACAACTGCAAGGAGAGTATATGGCCGGGAATCTTAGGCGGTGCGGGGCATCTAACCCCGAAAGATGGTGGTTTCCATCTCATCATCGGCCAAGAAGCAGTCATCGACGTGCCCCAAAAATGGTCTGGCAGAATATGGGGAAGACAACACTGCAACTTCACCGCGAATGGGCAAGGCTTTTGCGCCACAGGTGACTGCTCGGGCAAGATTCACTGCCAGGGTCTTGGCGGCACCCCACCATCAACGGTGGTGGAAATGACACTGGGCACGTCAAGTTCACCCCTCCATTTCTACGATGTTAGCCTAGTTGATGGCTTCAACTTGCCCGTCTCGATGAAACCCATCGGTGGGGGGATCGGTTGTGGCATGGCATCATGTGGGGTCGACTTGAACTTATGCTGCCCCTCGGCGTTAGAGGTTAGGGTGGGGGGCAAGGTGGTGGGGTGCAAGAGTGCGTGCTTGGCTATGCAATCGGCCAAGTATTGCTGCACCGGGGAATTTTCGAATCCCAAGAGTTGCAAACCAACGCTTTTTGCGCATTTGTTTAAGGCGATTTGCCCGAGGGCTTACAGTTATGCGTTCGATGATTCTTCGAGCCTTAATAAGTGCAGGGCTTCGCGGTATGTTATTACATTCTGCCCTTCAAAATAA
- the LOC140977212 gene encoding laccase-17-like produces MGASAFQLLVSLALMTLLLLLLLCPIPHQAQGITRHYDFNIKMHNVRRLCHTKRIVTVNGKFPGPRIVAREGDRLLVKVTNHVPNNITIHWHGIRQLRNGWADGPAYITQCPIQTGQSYVYNFTVVGQRGTLFWHAHISWLRSTLYGPIIVLPKHNESYPFVKPYKSVPIILGEWFNADTEAIISQALRTGGGPNVSDAYTINGLPGPLYNCSAKDTFKLRVKPGKTYLLRVINAALNDELFFSIANHSLTVVDADAVYVKPFETDTILIAPGQTTNVLLRTKPKFPGATFFMAARPYVTGLGTFDNSTVAGILEYDTSISSKINRLPLYRPSLPPLNDTSFAADFAKKLRSLASPQFPANVPQKVDKRFLFTVGLGTAPCDQNQTCQGPNGTKFAASVSNISFVQPTTALLQAHFTGQSRGVYSPNFPFSPLNWFNYTGNSLNNTMVSNGTKVMVLPFNSSVELVMQDTSILGAESHPLHLHGFNFFVVGQGFGNYDPKNDPKSFNLVDPVERNTVGVPSGGWVAIRCCICGVGVWFMHCHLEIHTSWGLKMAWLVLDGKLPNQKLLPPPSDLPKC; encoded by the exons ATGGGTGCCTCAGCATTTCAGTTATTGGTTTCACTTGCTTTAatgacattattattattattgttattatgtcCGATTCCTCATCAGGCACAAGGCATCACTAGGCATTATGACTTCAAT ATCAAGATGCACAATGTTAGACGATTATGCCACACGAAAAGAATCGTTACGGTGAATGGAAAATTTCCGGGACCTCGAATTGTAGCTAGGGAAGGTGATCGCTTGCTAGTGAAAGTCACTAACCATGTTCCCAACAATATCACCATCCATTG GCATGGGATTAGACAGCTGCGGAATGGTTGGGCAGATGGGCCTGCATACATTACACAATGCCCCATCCAAACAGGGCAGAGCTATGTGTACAATTTCACAGTTGTTGGCCAGAGGGGAACCCTTTTTTGGCATGCACATATTTCATGGCTGAGATCAACTCTTTACGGTCCTATAATTGTTCTCCCAAAGCATAACGAGTCTTACCCTTTTGTAAAACCCTATAAGTCTGTCCCTATCATACTAG GAGAATGGTTCAATGCTGATACTGAGGCAATAATCAGCCAAGCTCTACGAACTGGTGGAGGCCCCAACGTCTCCGATGCCTACACCATCAACGGACTTCCGGGGCCCTTATATAACTGTTCAGCCAAAG ATACATTCAAATTGAGAGTTAAGCCAGGAAAAACCTACCTTCTCCGTGTGATCAACGCTGCACTCAACGACGAACTTTTCTTCAGCATCGCAAACCACAGCCTCACAGTGGTTGATGCAGATGCCGTCTACGTTAAGCCCTTTGAGACCGACACGATACTCATCGCACCTGGGCAGACGACAAATGTACTTCTCAGAACAAAACCAAAATTTCCAGGCGCCACCTTTTTCATGGCCGCAAGACCCTACGTTACAGGCCTGGGAACATTCGACAACTCCACTGTTGCCGGGATATTAGAATATGATACTTCTATTAGCTCAAAGATCAATCGACTCCCACTTTACAGACCAAGCTTACCTCCTCTAAATGACACTTCTTTCGCCGCGGATTTCGCGAAAAAACTCCGCAGCTTAGCCTCTCCTCAGTTCCCCGCAAATGTACCGCAAAAAGTAGATAAACGTTTCTTGTTCACAGTAGGATTAGGTACGGCTCCCTGTGATCAGAACCAGACATGTCAGGGCCCGAATGGAACGAAATTTGCAGCATCTGTTAGTAATATATCATTCGTTCAGCCCACAACTGCGCTTCTCCAGGCTCATTTTACTGGGCAATCAAGAGGAGTTTACAGCCCGAATTTCCCCTTCAGTCCATTAAACTGGTTTAACTACACAGGGAATTCTCTAAATAATACAATGGTGAGCAATGGGACAAAGGTTATGGTTTTGCCCTTTAACAGTAGCGTGGAGTTGGTGATGCAGGATACGAGCATTCTTGGGGCTGAGAGCCACCCCCTTCATCTCCATGGATTCAATTTCTTTGTGGTGGGTCAAGGGTTCGGTAATTATGACCCGAAGAATGACCCGAAGAGCTTCAATCTTGTTGACCCGGTTGAGAGGAATACTGTTGGGGTGCCTTCTGGTGGATGGGTTGCCATTCG TTGTTGTATATGTGGCGTAGGGGTATGGTTCATGCATTGCCACCTGGAAATCCACACGAGCTGGGGTTTGAAGATGGCATGGCTTGTGTTGGATGGAAAGCTTCCAAATCAAAAGCTTCTTCCTCCGCCGTCCGATCTTCCCAAATGCTAA
- the LOC140977214 gene encoding probable protein S-acyltransferase 16 produces MERGFTFSFYVGLVMAAFTFVYLMTMLVFIDRWFGLDSLLGMFNAVVYTSLAVLCAASYRLAMLTDPGRVPTSFLPNTEDSEASIREIKRKGGEVRFCQKCSQHKPPRTHHCRICNRCVLRMDHHCVWINNCVGHANHKYFFVLVVYAQVACLYSLVLLFGSLTADYEEDASKLFFCITYFISGLPLISLSFALIALLCWNIYLITHNKTQIEYFEGVRSIYAKKGGPVYSNPYDIGAHKNMSSILGPTVLDWICPTTEHIGTGLRFPTKYDELLQAHTPE; encoded by the exons ATGGAGCGTGGGTTCACATTCTCGTTTTACGTAGGTTTGGTCATGGCTGCGTTCACTTTCGTCTACCTCATGACGATGCTGGTGTTCATCGACAGGTGGTTCGGGCTGGATTCATTGCTCGGCATGTTCAATGCTGTCGTTTATACGTCCTTGGCTGTTTTGTGCGCCGCTTCTTACCGGCTCGCCATGCTCACTGACCCGGGTCGGGTCCCCACATCTTTCTTGCCGAATACTGAGGATTCTGAAGCTTCTATCAGAGAGATCAAGCGAAAG GGTGGAGAAGTGAGATTCTGCCAAAAGTGCTCTCAGCATAAGCCTCCCCGAACCCATCATTGCCGGATATGCAACAGATGCGTTTTACGCATG GATCACCACTGCGTTTGGATAAATAATTGTGTGGGCCATGCAAATCATAAGTACTTCTTTGTGCTAGTTGTTTATGCTCAGGTTGCATGTCTGTACTCCCTG GTTTTGCTTTTCGGCAGTTTAACTGCAGACTATGAGGAAGATGCTAGCAAGCTATTTTTCTGTATCACATAT TTCATATCGGGGTTACCGTTGATCTCTTTAAGCTTTGCTCTGATTGCTCTTCTTTGCTGGAACATATATCTTATAACCCACAACAAGACTCAAATCGAG TATTTTGAAGGCGTGAGATCTATCTATGCCAAGAAAGGAGGACCTGTCTATTCCAATCCTTACGATATCGGTGCACACAAGAATATGAGCTCG ATTCTGGGACCAACTGTTCTTGACTGGATATGCCCCACGACCGAACATATCGGCACCGGCCTTCGTTTTCCGACAAAGTATGATGAACTCCTCCAAGCGCACACTCCAGAATAA
- the LOC140977215 gene encoding uncharacterized protein → MYIFSSQFSLYTIATVRKINENEIFTFQMEENMSSPDEINSTAYKKRKFRAELLEMPLLKQLRGDQVLKYDASYDSRMDRKKFEINIFSRGGDSDVQSSKDSNSFQGCTDFITSTQIEAKTRNILPKTRPFNEPSTSSASWGGSNSDMCLDSPGSRSLTKSSSSNAESLSISGSNYDDDLLEIERHAEYSLSEYENDDMKAEKELFNLLYSDGTAPSNYVLSSGRWSVDQDNIEEGTKKLTIDQEFEQYFSELML, encoded by the exons atgtacaTTTTTAGCAGCCAGTTCTCTCTTTATACAATTGCGACAGTGAGAAAAATCAACGAAAACGAAATATTTACCTTCCAAATGGAGGAAAATATGAGCAGCCCAGATGAAATAAACAG CACTGCTtacaagaaaagaaaatttcgaGCCGAACTTCTAGAAATGCCTCTGCTTAAACAACTACGCGGGGATCAAGTTCTCAAATACGATGCTTCTTATGATTCCAGAATGGATAGAAAGAAGTTTGAAATCAACATATTCTCCAGAGGAGGCGACTCAGATGTACAATCTTCAAAAGATAGCAATAGCTTTCAGGGGTGTACGGATTTCATCACGAGTACGCAGATTGAAGCTAAAACTCGTAATATACTACCGAAAACACGCCCATTCAACGAGCCCTCAACTTCATCTGCCAGTTGGGGTGGCTCGAATTCCGATATGTGTCTTGATTCCCCGGGGAGCAGATCATTAACCAAATCAAGTTCCAGCAATGCAGAATCATTATCCATAAGTGGATCGAATTATGATGACGACCTTCTTGAAATTGAACGACATGCTGAATATAGCTTATCCGAATACGAAAACGATGACATGAAAGCCGAGAAAGAACTTTTTAATTTGCTGTATTCAGACGGGACTGCTCCTAGTAATTATGTGCTATCATCTGGAAGGTGGTCTGTTGATCAAG ATAATATCGAAGAAGGAACGAAGAAACTAACGATAGACCAGGAATTCGAGCAGTACTTTTCAGAGCTTATGCTGTGA